The following proteins come from a genomic window of Athalia rosae chromosome 1, iyAthRosa1.1, whole genome shotgun sequence:
- the LOC105689009 gene encoding uncharacterized protein LOC105689009, with the protein MRLCVIAVLALGLVAVCRCADEEYEYDDDPAPVPAAPVTPAPPKHTGRSSLLSPRARSPIGRKPALTTSTTEKPVEQVIDEDEDGEELGDENIEQEEVVTTTEPPKKIRAGIVRPFRSNEDLLAVLKRRRAQAGSNNSIRESHRTESAEPVTAKPKSISSNNSRSRTGQQASASTDNQTSSRSNRGRFGAGRVAAKPVQEEIEEETQQEVVQVKPKSFRRG; encoded by the exons ATGAGACTTTGCGTCATCGC agTGCTGGCCCTCGGTCTCGTGGCGGTGTGCAGGTGTGCCGACGAGGAGTACGAATACGACGACGATCCCGCCCCCGTTCCGGCAGCACCGGTGACTCCTGCTCCTCCGAAACACACCGGTCGATCGTCTCTTTTGTCCCCGAGAGCTCGCAGCCCGATCGGAAGAAAGCCGGCCCTG ACAACTTCCACCACCGAGAAGCCCGTCGAACAAGTGATCGATGAAGACGAGGACGGCGAGGAActgggggatgaaaatatcgagCAAGAAGAAGTTGTGACAACGACGGAaccaccgaaaaaaattcgggcgGGAATCGTCAGGCCGTTCAG ATCGAACGAGGATCTCCTCGCCGTCCTGAAGCGGAGACGCGCTCAAGCCGGAAGTAACAATAGCATCCGAGAGTCTCACAGGACGGAATCGGCCGAACCGGTTACAGCGAAGCCGAA ATCGATTTCGTCGAACAACAGCCGTAGTCGGACTGGTCAGCAGGCGTCGGCGTCCACCGATAATCAGACGTCGTCGAGGTCAAATCGGGGCCGATTCGGCGCAGGAAGAGTCGCCGCGAAGCCGGTCCAAGAGGAAATTGAGGAAGAAACTCAACAGGAAGTGGTTCAAGTTAAGCCGAAGTCATTCCGCAGGGGCTAA